Proteins co-encoded in one Spirosoma endbachense genomic window:
- a CDS encoding CocE/NonD family hydrolase produces the protein MIHRLFCLFCLFSLLGLLPGLLCAQPSPTLPTAAQDSLYLRQTYQKREVMVPMRDGTRLFTQIYAPKDTLTPHPILLWRTPFGCQPYGPDLFRRKVGPNPFTLRDNYIMVYQDVRGRWASEGSFVQLTPHLDQKKTPTQVDEASDTYDTIDWLLDNLPGHNGRVGQWGSSYPGFFTSAGSLSGHPALVASSPQAPVSNLWRDDAFHNGAFMLAANFRFYRLFQPHPKPTQTNPPALFEADDADGYRFYLSMGPTANSETGYYRNRNPYYHENVDHPTYDAHWQRRTILPHLRGIKHAILVVGGWFDAEDLYGTFHTYQAIEGQNPGIQNRIVVGPWVHGGWIRPSGQTLADQDFGTQPLPFYQQTIEAPFFRHYLLDPSGPFDLPEATLFETGTNRWRTFDTYPPRNLTSRTLYLQAGGKLGFEAPTAARSFSEFLSDPAHPVPYSPRINDGFSKDYMVDDQRFALARPDVLTFQTEPLGADLTLAGPILANLLVSTTGTDADWVVKLVDAYPADTPPNPAKPGVVFAHYQQLVRMEILRGKYRNNPSQPQPFQPGRPTAIAVELQDVLHTFKKGHRLLVQVQSSCFPWADRNPQTFVDIFQAKPGDYQKATHRVYHGQGAPSRITVGIL, from the coding sequence ATGATTCATCGCCTGTTTTGCCTGTTTTGCCTGTTTTCCCTCCTTGGGCTGCTTCCCGGGCTCCTGTGCGCCCAGCCATCGCCGACTTTGCCCACAGCGGCCCAGGATTCTCTCTACCTCCGCCAAACCTACCAGAAGCGGGAGGTGATGGTGCCCATGCGCGACGGAACCCGCCTGTTTACCCAGATTTATGCCCCCAAAGACACCCTGACTCCGCACCCAATCCTCTTGTGGCGCACCCCCTTCGGCTGTCAGCCCTATGGGCCGGATCTATTCCGTCGCAAGGTAGGCCCCAATCCCTTTACCCTGCGGGATAACTATATCATGGTCTACCAGGATGTGCGCGGACGCTGGGCCTCCGAAGGATCGTTTGTCCAGCTGACCCCCCACCTGGATCAGAAAAAGACCCCCACCCAGGTCGATGAAGCCAGCGATACCTATGACACCATCGACTGGTTACTGGACAACCTGCCCGGCCACAACGGGCGGGTAGGGCAATGGGGCAGCAGTTATCCGGGCTTTTTTACCTCGGCCGGTAGTCTGTCAGGTCATCCCGCCCTGGTGGCCTCCTCGCCCCAGGCACCCGTCTCGAATCTGTGGCGCGATGACGCCTTTCATAACGGGGCCTTTATGCTGGCCGCTAATTTCCGATTCTATCGTCTCTTTCAGCCCCATCCTAAACCCACCCAGACCAACCCACCCGCCCTGTTTGAGGCCGACGATGCCGATGGCTACCGGTTTTACTTGAGTATGGGACCGACGGCCAATTCGGAAACGGGTTACTACCGCAATCGCAACCCCTACTACCACGAAAACGTGGATCATCCCACCTACGATGCGCACTGGCAACGCCGTACGATCCTGCCCCACCTGCGGGGCATCAAACACGCCATCCTGGTGGTGGGGGGCTGGTTCGATGCCGAAGATTTGTACGGCACCTTCCACACCTACCAGGCCATCGAAGGGCAGAATCCCGGTATCCAGAATCGGATCGTGGTGGGTCCCTGGGTGCATGGGGGCTGGATTCGGCCTTCGGGCCAGACGCTGGCCGATCAAGATTTCGGTACCCAGCCACTGCCCTTTTACCAGCAAACCATTGAAGCGCCCTTCTTTCGCCATTACCTGCTGGACCCCAGTGGTCCCTTTGATCTGCCCGAAGCCACCCTGTTTGAAACCGGCACCAATCGCTGGCGGACCTTCGATACGTACCCACCCCGAAACCTCACCTCGCGAACCCTTTACCTGCAGGCGGGGGGCAAACTGGGCTTCGAGGCCCCCACGGCGGCTCGATCCTTCAGTGAATTTTTGTCTGATCCGGCCCACCCGGTGCCCTATTCACCCCGGATCAATGATGGCTTTTCGAAGGATTATATGGTCGACGATCAGCGCTTTGCGTTGGCCCGACCCGATGTGCTGACCTTTCAGACTGAACCCCTTGGGGCGGATTTAACCCTGGCTGGACCTATTCTAGCTAACCTACTGGTCTCCACCACGGGTACCGATGCGGATTGGGTGGTGAAGCTCGTTGACGCCTATCCGGCCGATACGCCCCCTAATCCGGCCAAGCCCGGGGTGGTTTTTGCGCATTATCAGCAACTGGTCCGGATGGAGATCCTGCGGGGCAAGTACCGCAACAATCCCAGCCAGCCTCAGCCCTTCCAGCCGGGTCGGCCCACGGCTATTGCGGTCGAGCTACAGGATGTGCTGCATACGTTTAAAAAAGGCCATCGGTTGCTGGTTCAGGTGCAGAGCTCGTGCTTTCCCTGGGCCGACCGCAACCCGCAAACGTTTGTTGATATTTTCCAGGCCAAACCGGGTGATTATCAGAAAGCCACCCACCGGGTTTATCACGGTCAGGGTGCCCCCAGTCGGATAACCGTGGGGATCTTGTAA
- a CDS encoding sensor histidine kinase, whose product MGRVLLNLFNNAFYTLAQRQKQPLTGYPPMMSVSTKRKKEQVELGAVTTAWVCPMWGKSQDLPAFFTTKPTGEGTGLGLSLSYDIVTKGHGGSLTVES is encoded by the coding sequence ATGGGACGGGTATTACTAAATCTATTCAACAATGCCTTCTACACGCTTGCCCAACGGCAAAAACAGCCACTAACCGGCTATCCACCCATGATGAGCGTGAGTACCAAGCGCAAGAAAGAGCAGGTAGAATTAGGGGCCGTGACAACGGCATGGGTATGCCCGATGTGGGGTAAAAGCCAAGATCTTCCAGCCTTTTTTACCACCAAGCCCACCGGCGAAGGGACCGGCCTAGGGCTTAGTTTGAGTTATGATATTGTGACCAAAGGACACGGAGGAAGCTTGACGGTGGAAAGCTAG
- a CDS encoding DinB family protein: MKLLFSLLLSLSSCSVTAQNPANDSWKQQLIADWERAKAYTGEYLTAMPADQYGFRAADSIRSFSQQMLHLAIANVVMATHATGVQNAGVQAVFFKPGFEQRPTAQSRDSVMYYVYTSYDYTINALKRMNGGQLGEVVTRDMPGGRRTATRLGWLLKAFEHQTHHRGQCTIYLRRLEIRPPAEKLW; the protein is encoded by the coding sequence ATGAAACTACTCTTCAGCCTACTGCTTTCGTTGAGCAGCTGTTCGGTTACCGCCCAGAACCCAGCCAACGATAGCTGGAAACAGCAATTGATTGCCGATTGGGAACGGGCCAAAGCCTACACCGGGGAATACCTCACCGCTATGCCTGCCGATCAATACGGCTTTCGGGCGGCCGATTCCATCCGAAGTTTCAGCCAACAAATGCTGCATCTGGCCATCGCCAATGTGGTCATGGCCACCCACGCTACGGGGGTACAAAATGCGGGGGTTCAAGCGGTTTTTTTTAAGCCGGGCTTTGAACAACGGCCGACCGCGCAAAGCCGGGATTCGGTGATGTATTATGTCTACACCAGCTACGACTATACGATAAATGCCCTGAAGCGTATGAATGGCGGTCAATTGGGGGAAGTCGTCACGCGGGATATGCCGGGAGGCAGGCGCACGGCTACGCGATTGGGTTGGTTGCTCAAAGCGTTCGAACATCAAACCCATCACCGGGGGCAATGCACGATATACCTCCGACGGCTGGAGATTCGCCCGCCCGCTGAAAAATTATGGTAA
- a CDS encoding NAD-dependent epimerase/dehydratase family protein: protein MRVVVIGGTGHVGTFLVPRLVEAGHQVICVCRQQRQPYQPHRAWQLVELVSLDRSQLDGKGKFGQAIADLSPQVVIDLICFQLNSAHQLVSALQHRLEHYLHCGTMWVHGHSVIVPTEESQPRYPFGEYGIQKAAIEDFLLRKVDQRRFPATVLHPGHLVGPGWLPINPAGNLNPVVFDQLAQGREVLLPDRGMETLHHVHVDDVALGFMQALTHRAQAVGESFHILSANALTMRGYAEAMAAWYGQPARLRFVPWEEFCQHVSTQDATLTWDHLAHSPHGSIEKARRLLAYTPQYSSLEAIQQALSWLKKQPNPDHE, encoded by the coding sequence ATGCGCGTAGTAGTTATTGGCGGTACTGGGCACGTGGGTACCTTTCTCGTACCACGCTTAGTTGAAGCTGGCCATCAGGTCATTTGTGTTTGTCGACAGCAGAGGCAGCCCTATCAGCCTCATAGGGCCTGGCAACTGGTCGAATTGGTTTCCTTAGACCGCAGCCAGCTTGACGGGAAGGGCAAGTTTGGTCAGGCTATTGCTGACTTAAGTCCACAAGTAGTCATTGACCTAATTTGTTTTCAACTCAACAGTGCTCATCAACTGGTCAGTGCCTTACAGCATCGACTGGAGCATTACCTGCATTGTGGGACCATGTGGGTCCATGGCCACAGTGTCATCGTACCTACCGAAGAATCACAGCCACGTTACCCCTTTGGCGAGTATGGCATTCAAAAAGCAGCCATTGAAGATTTTCTCTTGCGAAAAGTCGATCAGAGACGCTTTCCGGCAACTGTACTTCACCCTGGCCATTTAGTGGGTCCGGGCTGGCTTCCTATTAATCCGGCTGGAAACCTTAATCCCGTCGTGTTTGATCAGCTCGCCCAGGGTCGGGAAGTACTCCTGCCTGATAGAGGCATGGAAACATTACATCATGTGCATGTCGACGATGTGGCCCTGGGCTTTATGCAGGCGTTGACTCATCGGGCTCAGGCTGTGGGAGAAAGTTTTCATATTCTGTCGGCTAACGCGCTAACCATGCGCGGCTACGCTGAAGCAATGGCTGCCTGGTATGGTCAACCGGCCCGGTTGCGGTTTGTTCCCTGGGAGGAGTTTTGTCAGCACGTATCAACTCAGGATGCTACTTTAACGTGGGACCATCTGGCTCACAGTCCCCATGGTAGTATTGAGAAAGCCCGCCGATTATTAGCCTATACCCCCCAGTATAGTTCGTTGGAGGCTATTCAGCAAGCGCTGAGTTGGTTAAAGAAGCAGCCAAACCCAGACCACGAGTAG
- a CDS encoding alpha/beta fold hydrolase, with protein sequence MKKGLFKWIVSSLIISVLSVSGNCYGQAVAKTKNIILVHGAFVDGSGWLEVYHILARQGYRVAITQHPMTSFQADVAAVTRLIDQQDGPCVLVGHSYGGAIITTAGNNPKVAGLVYIAAHAPDVGETEADNGKAYPPAYKSLIKGSDGLDYIDPGMFSIDFAPGVSNEIAGFMAVSQPAIADQAFHAVIQTPSWKTKPVWYMVAKSDRIINPDLERMYAKRANSIKTVEVDGAGHCIYMTHPKEAAALIVLATQGK encoded by the coding sequence ATGAAAAAAGGATTGTTTAAATGGATCGTTTCTTCGCTGATAATTTCGGTCTTGTCGGTTTCAGGTAATTGCTATGGGCAGGCAGTCGCAAAAACTAAGAATATAATACTTGTTCACGGTGCATTCGTGGACGGTTCGGGATGGCTGGAAGTATATCACATACTTGCCCGACAAGGGTACAGGGTAGCGATTACCCAGCATCCAATGACCTCTTTCCAGGCAGACGTAGCTGCGGTGACCAGATTAATTGATCAACAAGACGGTCCCTGTGTATTGGTTGGGCACAGCTATGGGGGTGCTATTATAACGACTGCCGGAAATAACCCGAAAGTCGCCGGACTGGTTTATATTGCTGCCCATGCCCCTGATGTAGGAGAGACCGAGGCCGACAATGGAAAAGCCTATCCGCCTGCCTACAAGTCGTTAATCAAGGGAAGTGACGGCTTGGATTACATTGACCCGGGCATGTTTTCAATTGATTTTGCACCAGGTGTTTCCAACGAAATAGCCGGCTTTATGGCAGTATCGCAGCCCGCAATTGCCGATCAGGCTTTCCATGCGGTTATCCAAACTCCATCGTGGAAAACAAAACCCGTTTGGTATATGGTGGCAAAGTCTGACCGGATTATCAATCCGGACCTGGAACGGATGTATGCAAAAAGGGCCAATAGTATTAAAACTGTTGAGGTAGACGGTGCGGGCCACTGCATTTATATGACCCATCCGAAGGAAGCTGCAGCATTGATTGTTTTAGCCACCCAAGGTAAATAA
- a CDS encoding recombinase family protein gives MKYVPYYRVSTASQGKSGLGLSAQQDIVQRFLKAGDELLDEFIEVESGKRADRPQLAAAIAQAKQHKARLLIAKLDRLSRNVSFIFSLRNSEVDFVACDIPDANTLTVGIMAVLAQHERELIGERTRSALAAKKAQGHKLGMPNITPEVTRRGLVVRQQNAQVNLANRQAAELIRLYRQEELTYRAIADRLNQMGYRTRRGQEFLAMSVKRLDE, from the coding sequence ATGAAGTACGTTCCTTACTACCGTGTCTCCACCGCTAGCCAGGGTAAAAGTGGATTAGGGCTCTCGGCCCAGCAGGACATCGTCCAACGATTCCTCAAAGCGGGCGACGAACTGCTGGATGAGTTTATTGAAGTGGAGTCGGGGAAGCGGGCCGATCGACCTCAACTGGCCGCAGCCATTGCTCAGGCGAAACAGCATAAAGCCCGCTTGCTCATTGCCAAGCTGGATCGGCTCAGCCGCAATGTGTCTTTCATCTTCTCGCTGCGTAACTCTGAAGTCGACTTTGTGGCTTGTGACATTCCCGATGCTAATACGTTGACAGTTGGCATTATGGCGGTATTAGCCCAACATGAACGGGAACTGATCGGTGAGCGTACCCGATCCGCCTTAGCTGCTAAGAAGGCCCAGGGACATAAATTAGGCATGCCTAACATTACTCCAGAGGTGACTCGTCGAGGTTTAGTCGTCCGTCAACAAAATGCTCAGGTGAATTTAGCCAATCGACAAGCTGCGGAGTTAATTCGTCTCTACCGCCAAGAAGAGCTGACGTACCGAGCTATCGCCGATCGGTTGAATCAGATGGGCTATCGGACCCGGCGAGGTCAAGAGTTTTTGGCCATGAGTGTTAAGCGGCTTGATGAATAG
- a CDS encoding dihydrofolate reductase family protein: MRSVSFSMNISLDGYCDHTMFNPSEEVLEYFTATLSGVDLLFFGRVMYQLMFPYWADVAQTKSGTATENRFAERLTAIDRVVMSRSLNSVDDKTRIVRSHPAEELLKLKQQPGDKISVDSVSLLPEFIQAGLIDEFQLVVHPVMVGQGRPLLTGGSLQETLNLKLVDTIAFKSGNVALHYLKQ; this comes from the coding sequence ATGAGATCGGTATCATTTAGTATGAATATTAGCCTGGACGGCTACTGCGATCACACGATGTTCAATCCCAGTGAAGAGGTGCTGGAGTATTTCACAGCAACGTTGAGCGGGGTAGATCTGCTGTTTTTCGGTCGAGTGATGTATCAACTTATGTTTCCCTATTGGGCTGATGTAGCCCAAACTAAATCCGGCACAGCGACTGAAAATCGATTTGCTGAGCGGCTGACGGCGATCGATCGAGTGGTGATGTCACGCTCCTTAAACAGCGTCGATGATAAAACACGCATTGTCCGCAGCCACCCGGCCGAAGAACTCCTAAAACTGAAGCAGCAACCGGGCGACAAAATTTCGGTAGACAGTGTCAGCTTATTGCCAGAATTCATCCAAGCCGGTCTGATCGATGAATTTCAGTTGGTTGTCCATCCGGTGATGGTGGGGCAGGGGAGACCCTTGCTTACTGGGGGAAGCCTACAGGAAACGCTTAATTTAAAGTTGGTTGATACGATTGCGTTCAAATCCGGCAATGTGGCGCTTCACTACTTGAAACAGTGA
- a CDS encoding DDE-type integrase/transposase/recombinase, which produces MTYWFTQYGCLYISFVTDAYSKRIMGYCVAPTLGAIHCKAALQMALKKINRRTAKALIHHSDRGIQYCSAIYTTLLDAYHVDISMTETAGPPVR; this is translated from the coding sequence ATCACCTATTGGTTTACGCAGTACGGATGCCTCTATATCTCGTTCGTGACCGATGCCTATTCCAAACGAATCATGGGTTATTGTGTAGCCCCAACTCTAGGGGCTATTCATTGCAAAGCGGCCTTACAAATGGCCCTGAAAAAGATCAATAGACGAACGGCCAAGGCATTGATTCACCATAGTGATCGGGGAATTCAATACTGTAGCGCCATCTATACCACGTTGCTGGACGCCTATCATGTTGATATCAGTATGACTGAGACGGCCGGGCCGCCGGTGCGGTGA
- a CDS encoding integrase core domain-containing protein has product MKNEYLAHRGVYPLAQAELVLEQAVFLYNYKRPHLSCDMLVPAQAHNGGKKLKRRWKNYYPQKQTVDLAGS; this is encoded by the coding sequence ATCAAGAATGAGTATCTAGCTCACCGAGGGGTGTACCCATTGGCCCAGGCCGAGTTAGTACTTGAGCAAGCGGTTTTCCTTTACAACTATAAGCGTCCACACTTAAGTTGTGACATGCTCGTGCCGGCTCAAGCGCACAACGGGGGAAAAAAGTTGAAGCGAAGGTGGAAGAATTATTATCCCCAAAAGCAGACAGTGGATCTGGCGGGTAGTTAA
- a CDS encoding phosphatase PAP2 family protein translates to MLPQHRAEFLKLAEEIRRSREIMGIHYPSDNEAARLVKHQMLIYYNKRSTFQRDLEAAKAEWKK, encoded by the coding sequence TTGCTGCCACAGCATCGGGCCGAATTTCTCAAACTCGCCGAAGAAATCCGTCGTTCGCGGGAGATCATGGGCATTCACTACCCCAGCGATAATGAAGCCGCCCGCCTGGTGAAGCATCAAATGCTGATCTACTATAATAAGAGATCTACCTTTCAACGTGACCTTGAAGCGGCTAAAGCTGAGTGGAAAAAATAG
- a CDS encoding ImmA/IrrE family metallo-endopeptidase — MRWLLGFLLLLLIGWLIFDTSPAEAKWKAIEEELKRGTIGKLSLEESDLLQQTLTWIIPQAGIKGPIIINNKPQPGHLHVYVTTPDAMSSTGCARGNAIYNAELDAIFIDQQILYPKEIPMLGEKSPNALLSLKDFTFVPVYLRFILLHELGHRQLHRRSSGFFDVGSSSRKAEKEADNFAVNTLKKAYQADLSTGGHLVGEGAAEFIQMEDSNLSVSERVWVDLVSSVANMSQALMFSDSDFSSFYEDTAHPNFIKRAMDILDAAVAAPENSSALKAHAAIYRRNLDRMQHLAQSDYAEIQLTEGVQKVTFDAEHLLSMTNRGHIFSVSLDEVQKAISAKNHTVRRQRPTINGPYQSVDEDEAYHSEMWVHPKSGPIIIRPDYKTFEVNAVTIQNNQFIASPTLTRQLRKDGYRAEAYTSPQPATVALLKSVVAQNEQFIIVRNGLVTNRIRTATIKQACAKRFNLVSVNIEVGTVTDSLAYLTIFDGQGIPEHIVGVAQLDLYAGKIRSLNPLLFRDKEGYEMPSIANDKLVVVPRNGEPLYVLLTRNRIHFIASILSTTRPIEPLSDQPFLFDSVLTERHKTGNIMGHFDPQLTSATLLPSGQILVIFANDSAYLLDVHTGKTAIVFSPGTAVQVSVSNQGFTAFFIPNGRKIYVIKPNPYF, encoded by the coding sequence TTGCGGTGGCTTCTCGGATTTCTTCTGTTGCTGCTGATCGGTTGGTTAATTTTTGACACATCCCCAGCCGAAGCGAAGTGGAAAGCAATCGAAGAGGAACTTAAACGGGGAACGATTGGCAAATTGTCATTAGAGGAATCGGATCTACTACAACAAACCCTTACCTGGATTATTCCGCAGGCGGGTATTAAAGGGCCAATTATTATTAATAACAAGCCGCAGCCTGGCCATCTGCATGTTTATGTGACTACACCCGACGCTATGTCAAGTACGGGGTGCGCCAGGGGCAATGCCATTTACAATGCGGAACTAGATGCGATCTTCATCGATCAACAAATCCTGTATCCCAAAGAGATTCCAATGTTAGGTGAAAAAAGTCCAAACGCTTTGCTTTCGCTAAAAGATTTTACTTTCGTGCCCGTTTACCTTCGTTTTATTTTGCTCCATGAGTTAGGCCATCGTCAGCTTCACCGTCGTTCGAGTGGTTTCTTTGACGTGGGTAGCAGTTCCCGAAAGGCAGAAAAAGAAGCCGATAATTTTGCGGTCAATACCCTTAAAAAGGCCTACCAGGCAGATCTTAGCACCGGAGGGCATCTGGTAGGCGAGGGGGCGGCCGAATTCATACAAATGGAGGATAGCAACTTGTCCGTTTCAGAACGGGTGTGGGTTGATTTAGTCAGTTCAGTGGCGAATATGAGCCAGGCACTTATGTTCTCGGACAGTGATTTTTCTTCCTTTTATGAAGACACGGCTCATCCGAATTTTATCAAAAGGGCTATGGATATCCTCGACGCGGCCGTTGCCGCTCCAGAAAATAGCTCTGCCCTGAAGGCCCATGCTGCCATTTATAGGAGGAACCTCGATCGGATGCAACACTTAGCCCAATCCGACTATGCTGAGATACAGTTAACCGAAGGCGTACAAAAGGTGACCTTTGATGCTGAACATCTACTTTCTATGACCAACCGAGGTCACATATTTTCTGTATCACTTGACGAAGTACAAAAAGCTATTTCAGCGAAGAACCATACCGTTAGACGACAAAGGCCTACCATTAATGGACCTTATCAGAGCGTGGATGAGGATGAGGCCTATCACAGCGAAATGTGGGTTCATCCTAAAAGCGGGCCTATCATTATCAGACCCGATTATAAAACGTTCGAGGTCAATGCGGTGACCATTCAAAATAACCAGTTTATTGCTTCACCAACCCTAACACGGCAGCTTAGAAAGGACGGCTATCGAGCAGAAGCTTATACTTCTCCCCAGCCCGCAACGGTAGCCCTATTAAAATCGGTTGTTGCTCAAAATGAGCAGTTTATCATTGTGCGTAATGGCTTGGTAACCAATCGCATCCGCACCGCTACCATTAAGCAGGCATGTGCTAAACGATTTAACCTCGTATCCGTTAACATTGAAGTAGGTACAGTTACGGATAGCCTAGCTTATTTAACCATATTCGATGGCCAAGGGATTCCTGAGCACATCGTTGGAGTCGCGCAGCTTGATCTCTACGCGGGGAAAATACGTTCCCTCAATCCACTACTATTTCGGGATAAGGAAGGCTATGAGATGCCATCTATTGCGAATGATAAACTGGTCGTCGTGCCCCGAAACGGAGAACCGTTATATGTCTTATTGACGCGGAATCGAATTCACTTTATTGCATCGATTCTATCAACTACCCGGCCAATAGAGCCATTATCAGACCAACCCTTCTTATTTGATAGCGTACTGACGGAGCGTCATAAGACGGGCAACATTATGGGCCATTTTGACCCGCAGTTGACCAGCGCAACATTATTGCCATCCGGACAGATCCTTGTGATCTTTGCGAATGATTCGGCTTATCTCTTAGATGTTCATACCGGAAAAACAGCCATTGTATTTAGCCCCGGAACTGCCGTTCAAGTATCGGTGAGTAATCAGGGTTTTACGGCGTTTTTTATACCAAATGGACGCAAAATTTACGTAATTAAACCCAACCCTTACTTTTAA
- a CDS encoding cold-shock protein codes for MPTGSVKFFNESKGFGFIKPDDGSDDVFVHISGTSEELRENDKVTYNVEQGKKGLNAVNVKRT; via the coding sequence ATGCCCACAGGAAGCGTCAAATTTTTTAATGAGAGTAAAGGCTTCGGTTTTATCAAACCCGATGATGGCAGCGACGATGTGTTTGTGCACATTTCCGGTACGAGCGAAGAACTCCGAGAGAATGATAAAGTAACTTACAATGTCGAACAGGGCAAGAAGGGCTTGAATGCGGTCAACGTCAAACGGACGTAA
- a CDS encoding DUF7668 domain-containing protein encodes MSYFIRQVLASIVSNLITGNYGAIIEASAVKRCSAEDISHELSTYPGVMTDPPESAYEDLLVIDIDDSTEQLVHFDLWFDGNKADLQLLVLVNETLGNYSFWDILVP; translated from the coding sequence ATGAGCTATTTTATTCGTCAAGTCCTTGCCAGCATAGTAAGTAATCTAATCACCGGCAATTATGGTGCTATCATTGAGGCAAGTGCAGTAAAAAGATGCTCTGCCGAAGACATTAGCCATGAGCTTTCAACTTATCCCGGCGTCATGACAGACCCGCCAGAATCTGCTTATGAGGACCTGCTTGTTATTGATATTGACGATTCAACTGAACAACTCGTCCATTTTGACTTATGGTTTGACGGCAATAAAGCAGATTTGCAACTACTTGTGTTGGTAAACGAAACCTTAGGTAACTATTCTTTTTGGGATATCCTTGTCCCCTAA